TTCCTTGTGCCGTGGTCACCCCGTTGGCCGCGACGATTCTAACGGCTTGCTCGGTCTGCGCATATTCCTTGTCAGGAATTACGGTCATGCGGTTGCTGGTGATGATGGTCGGGCGGTTCTTGGCATCGGTACGGGCGATGCGCACATCATCGATCAGTTCTACCTCGACGCCGCCAGGCGAGACTTCGGCACGCTGGCTGGTGACATTCCAGGGCAGTTCGCTGCCGCGATAGAGATCCAGCTTGGGCTTTTCGACCAGCGTGATGTCGGTGCTCTTGACGTGTTCGAGCTTGTCCGCCGTCATGCGGTAATGCAGGGCGCCGTCATCCTGAAACTGCACGGTGCGTGCGCCCACGACGTAAAAGTCGACGACGTTGTCATTGGCGTTCTGGCGCGCCTGGCGGTCGGTATCCGGGGCCAGATTCCAGTAACCGAGAGCGGCCACCACGACGGCAATCAGAGCAAGGATCAGGGTGTTGGTGATTTTACGCGGCATGCTGTTCTCTACAGGTAGGCGGCTTGGGCCGCATCCAGTGTGCCCTGGGCGCGCATGATCAGTTCGCAGAACTCCCGTGCCGCGCCGTCGCCGCCGCGAGCCTGGGTGACGCCATGGGCGTGCTGACGCACGAAGCTGTCGGCGCTGGCCACGGCCATGCCCAATCCGACCCGGCGAATCACCGGAAGATCCGGCAGATCATCGCCAAGGTAGGCAACCTCTGTATAGCTTAGGCCGAGTTCGGCGAGCAGGCCGTCGAGAACCACGAGTTTGTCCTCGCGGCCCTGAAACAGATGCTGGATGCCCAGGTTGTTGGCGCGACGCTCCACCACCGGGGTCTTGCGCCCGCTGATGATGGCGGTGCGCACGCCCGAGGCGATCAACATCTTGATGCCGTGGCCATCGAGGGTGTTGAAGGTTTTGAATTCGCTGCCGTCTTCGAGAAAGTACAGGCGACCATCGGTAAGTACGCCATCGATGTCGAAAATCGCCAGTTTCACGGCGCGGGCACGTTGCAGCAGGTCGTTCATCACATTACTCCGGCGCGCAGCAGGTCATGCATATTGAGGGCGCCGACCGGGTTGTCCAGGTCGTCGACCACCACCAGTGCGTTGATCTTGTTGTCTTCCATGATTTTCAGGGCTTCGGCGGCGAGCATTTCCGCGCGGGCGGTCTTGCCATGAGGGGTCATGACTTCATCGATCAGGGCCTGGCGTGCGTCGATGCCCCTGTCCAGGGTGCGACGCAGATCGCCGTCAGTGAAGATACCGGCCAGGCGGCCATCCGTCTCCAGTACCACGGTCATGCCCAGGCCTTTCTGGGTCATTTCCAGCAGGGCGTCGCGCAGGCTGGTACCACGATGTACGCGTGGCAGGGCGTCGCCGGCATGCATCACGTTCTCCACCTTGAGCAGCAGGCGTCGGCCAAGGGCGCCGCCCGGGTGAGAGAAAGCAAAGTCTTCGGCAGTGAAACCGCGCGCTTCGAGCAGGGCAATGGCCAGGGCGTCGCCAAGTACCAGGCTGGCCGTGGTCGAGGAGGTCGGTGCCAGGTTGAGCGGGCAGGCTTCCTGCGGGACGCGAGCATCGAGATTGACCTCGGCGGCCTTGGCCAGCGGTGAATCCGGATTACCGGTCATGCTGATCAGGCGGATACCGAGGCGTTTGATCAGCGGCAGCAGGGTGATGATCTCGGCGGTGCTGCCGGAGTTGGACAGGGCCAGGACGATGTCGTCCTTGGTGATCATGCCCATGTCGCCATGGCTGGCTTCGGCCGGATGAACGAAGAACGAGGTGGTGCCGGTGCTGGCCAGGGTCGCGGCGATCTTGTTGCCGATATGCCCGGACTTGCCCATGCCGACCACGACGACGCGGCCCTTGCAGTTCAAAATCAGCTCGCAGGCTTTGACGAAGTCGGCGTCGATGCGTGGCAGCAGCTCCTGCACGGCTTCGATTTCGAGGCGAATGGTGCGTTGTGCAGAGTCGATCAGGTCGCGGGTCTGGTTCATGCTGGGTCAGTCTGGAGGGCGAAAAAGGCGACGATTATAACGGGAAATGCTTGCAGTGCTCACCTTTGACTCGTCCGGGTACTGTCGAAACTGTCGCAAGTCTGAACGTTGCGCCCTGGCGCTATTGGGTGGCGTGTCCGGCCAGTGCTATAGTTCGCGGCCATTTTGGCCCCTCTGGCTGGCGCGTGTCCTTGCTTCTGGAGGCAGCGTCTGCAAGGAAGGCCTGATTTTCAAGGAGTTCAGATGAGCGCCGAGCACGAGTACGCGATCGAGTTGCAGGGCGTGAGCTTTCAGCGTGGCGCGCGGTCGATTTTCGACAAGGTCGACATCCGCATCCCGCGCGGCAAGGTCACCGGCATCATGGGGCCGTCCGGCTGCGGCAAGACCACCTTGTTGCGCCTGATCGCTGCCGAGTTGCGGCCCTCTGCTGGCGATGTTCGCGTCGGCGGTGTCAGCCTGCCTAAGCTATCGCGTGATGAGCTGTTCGACATGCGCAAGCAGATGGGCGTGCTGTTTCAGAGCGGTGCGCTGTTCACCGACCTCGACGTGTTCGAGAACGTGGCGTTCCCGCTGCGTGTGCACACCAAACTCCCCGAAGAAATGATTCGCGACATCGTCCTGATGAAATTGCAGGCCGTTGGTCTGCGTGGGGCGCTGGAACTGATGCCGGACGAGCTTTCCGGGGGTATGAAGCGTCGTGTCGCGTTGGCCCGCGCCATCGCGATGGATCCGCAGATCCTGCTGTATGACGAGCCGTTCGTAGGGCAGGATCCCATCGCTATGGGCGTTCTGGTGCGCCTGATCCGTCTGCTCAACGATGCGTTGGGGATCACCAGTGTGGTGGTCTCTCATGACCTGGCTGAAACCGCCAGCATCGCTGACTACATTTACGTGGTCGGTGATGCGCAGGTACTGGGGCATGGCACGCCGGCCGAGCTGATGGAGTCGGATAATCCGCGTATCCGTCAGTTCATGAAGGGTACGCCGGATGGTCCGGTGCCCTTTCATTTTCCAGCGCCGGACTACCGCGAAGATCTGTTGGGGAGAGGGTGATGCGCAGAATTTCACCGCTCGAACGGCTGCGGCTGTTCGGTCGTGCGGGTATCGATGTGGTCGCGACGCTGGGGCGTTCGGTACTGTTCCTGGGCGGAGCGCTGCTCGGTCGCAGTCGTGCCGGCAAGCCTTTGCAACTGCTGATCAAGCAGCTGTTCGCGGTTGGCGTGATGTCGCTGGCGATCATCGTCGTTTCCGGCATCTTCATCGGCATGGTGCTGGCCCTGCAGGGCTACAACATTCTGGTCAGCTACGGTTCCGAGCAGGCGGTCGGGCAGATGGTCGCGCTGACGCTCTTGCGTGAGCTTGGGCCGGTGGTGACCGCGCTGCTGTTCGCCGGCCGCGCCGGCTCGGCGCTGACGGCCGAGATCGGCAACATGAAGTCCACCGAGCAGCTCTCCAGCCTGGAGATGATTGGCGTCGACCCGCTCAAATACATTGTCGCGCCGCGGCTGTGGGCGGGCTTCATCTCCATGCCGCTGCTATCGATGATCTTTTGTGTGGTCGGCATCTGGGGGGCGGCCATGGTCGCCGTGGACTGGCTGGGGGTCTATGAGGGCTCGTTCTGGGCCAACATGCAGAACAGTGTTTCCTTCTATGACGATGTGCTCAATGGCCTGATCAAGAGCGTCGTCTTCGCCTTCGTAGTGACCTGGATCGCCGTGTTCCAGGGCTACGACTGCGAACCCACTTCCGAGGGCATCAGCCGCGCGACCACGCGCACCGTGGTGTACGCCTCGTTGGCCGTGCTGGGCCTGGATTTCATTCTGACCGCTTTGATGTTTGGAGACTTCTGATGCAAAACCGCACGCTGGAGATTGGTGTCGGCCTGTTCCTCATGGCCGGTGTGCTGGCCCTGCTGCTGCTGGCCCTGCGCGTCAGTGGCCTGAGCGTCGGCAGTGCTGGCGATACCTACAAGGTCTACGCCTATTTCGACAACATCGCCGGGTTGACCGTGCGCGCCAAGGTGACCATGGCCGGCGTAAGCATCGGCAAGGTCACGGCGATCGATCTGGATCGTGACAGTTACATGGGGCGGGTGACCCTGGAGCTCGATGGCAACGTCAATAACCTGCCTGAGGATTCCACTGCGTCGATCCTGACCGCAGGCTTGCTCGGCGAGAAATACATCGGCATCAGCGTGGGTGGTGACGAGGAGGTGCTCAAGGATGGCAGCACCATCCACGACACGCAGTCCTCGCTGGTGCTGGAAGACCTGATTGGCAAATTCCTGCTCAATTCGGTCAATAAAGATGAAGCCAATTGATGAGGGCTCCTGGCATGTTCAAGACCGTGCGTAATTCCCTGCTGGCGTTGCTGGCCACTCTACCGCTGCTGGCTGTTGCGGCGCCGAGCGCCCACGATGTGGTGCAGCAGACCACCGATACCCTGTTGGCTGACCTCAGGGCCAACAAGGAGCAGTACCGCAACAACCCCAATGCCTTTTATGACTCGCTCAACGAGATTCTCGGCCCTGTGGTCGATGTCGACGGTATTTCCCGGGGTGTGATGACCGTGCGCTATTCGCGTCAGGCTTCGCCCGAGCAGATGACCCGCTTCCAGGAGAATTTCAAGCGCAGCCTGATGCAGTTCTATGGCAATGCTCTGCTCGAGTACAACAACCAGGACATTCGCGTGCTGCCAGCCAGCGGTCGTGCCGAGGGTGAGCGTACTTCGGTCGGCATGGAAATTCGTGACGGCAAGGGCGTGGTCTATCCGCTGTCCTACACCATGGTGTCGATCGATGGCGGCTGGAAGCTGCGCAATGTGGTGATCAACGGCATCAATGTCGGCAAGCTGTTCCGTGATCAGTTCGCCCAGTCGATGCAGGCCAATCGCAATGACCTGGACAAGGT
This region of Pseudomonas wenzhouensis genomic DNA includes:
- the lptC gene encoding LPS export ABC transporter periplasmic protein LptC, which encodes MPRKITNTLILALIAVVVAALGYWNLAPDTDRQARQNANDNVVDFYVVGARTVQFQDDGALHYRMTADKLEHVKSTDITLVEKPKLDLYRGSELPWNVTSQRAEVSPGGVEVELIDDVRIARTDAKNRPTIITSNRMTVIPDKEYAQTEQAVRIVAANGVTTAQGMKAYLNDGRMILPSNVRGQHEVR
- a CDS encoding KdsC family phosphatase, which codes for MNDLLQRARAVKLAIFDIDGVLTDGRLYFLEDGSEFKTFNTLDGHGIKMLIASGVRTAIISGRKTPVVERRANNLGIQHLFQGREDKLVVLDGLLAELGLSYTEVAYLGDDLPDLPVIRRVGLGMAVASADSFVRQHAHGVTQARGGDGAAREFCELIMRAQGTLDAAQAAYL
- a CDS encoding KpsF/GutQ family sugar-phosphate isomerase — encoded protein: MNQTRDLIDSAQRTIRLEIEAVQELLPRIDADFVKACELILNCKGRVVVVGMGKSGHIGNKIAATLASTGTTSFFVHPAEASHGDMGMITKDDIVLALSNSGSTAEIITLLPLIKRLGIRLISMTGNPDSPLAKAAEVNLDARVPQEACPLNLAPTSSTTASLVLGDALAIALLEARGFTAEDFAFSHPGGALGRRLLLKVENVMHAGDALPRVHRGTSLRDALLEMTQKGLGMTVVLETDGRLAGIFTDGDLRRTLDRGIDARQALIDEVMTPHGKTARAEMLAAEALKIMEDNKINALVVVDDLDNPVGALNMHDLLRAGVM
- a CDS encoding ABC transporter ATP-binding protein; amino-acid sequence: MSAEHEYAIELQGVSFQRGARSIFDKVDIRIPRGKVTGIMGPSGCGKTTLLRLIAAELRPSAGDVRVGGVSLPKLSRDELFDMRKQMGVLFQSGALFTDLDVFENVAFPLRVHTKLPEEMIRDIVLMKLQAVGLRGALELMPDELSGGMKRRVALARAIAMDPQILLYDEPFVGQDPIAMGVLVRLIRLLNDALGITSVVVSHDLAETASIADYIYVVGDAQVLGHGTPAELMESDNPRIRQFMKGTPDGPVPFHFPAPDYREDLLGRG
- the mlaE gene encoding lipid asymmetry maintenance ABC transporter permease subunit MlaE; this encodes MRRISPLERLRLFGRAGIDVVATLGRSVLFLGGALLGRSRAGKPLQLLIKQLFAVGVMSLAIIVVSGIFIGMVLALQGYNILVSYGSEQAVGQMVALTLLRELGPVVTALLFAGRAGSALTAEIGNMKSTEQLSSLEMIGVDPLKYIVAPRLWAGFISMPLLSMIFCVVGIWGAAMVAVDWLGVYEGSFWANMQNSVSFYDDVLNGLIKSVVFAFVVTWIAVFQGYDCEPTSEGISRATTRTVVYASLAVLGLDFILTALMFGDF
- the mlaD gene encoding outer membrane lipid asymmetry maintenance protein MlaD, with protein sequence MQNRTLEIGVGLFLMAGVLALLLLALRVSGLSVGSAGDTYKVYAYFDNIAGLTVRAKVTMAGVSIGKVTAIDLDRDSYMGRVTLELDGNVNNLPEDSTASILTAGLLGEKYIGISVGGDEEVLKDGSTIHDTQSSLVLEDLIGKFLLNSVNKDEAN
- a CDS encoding MlaC/ttg2D family ABC transporter substrate-binding protein, producing the protein MFKTVRNSLLALLATLPLLAVAAPSAHDVVQQTTDTLLADLRANKEQYRNNPNAFYDSLNEILGPVVDVDGISRGVMTVRYSRQASPEQMTRFQENFKRSLMQFYGNALLEYNNQDIRVLPASGRAEGERTSVGMEIRDGKGVVYPLSYTMVSIDGGWKLRNVVINGINVGKLFRDQFAQSMQANRNDLDKVIDTWADTVARARQARGES